The genomic region tccctcagcagactttcctaaggtggaggtcatttaaaaaaaaaaaatgtccgccTTATAGGTTTCAGCTAGAAACGGTGCATGGCTCTGTTAGGCGATaccaattatccaatttgcctctgtgtaaccacagcagttgcttttggttacctgcTTCTGCAGACAGCACCTGAGTTTAATCAGCGGGTTCCACTGGTAAAGTGATCCCCCCATTGAACACAATTATGGGATTCCTCTGtatgtgcagacaccagctgagtataatcaggtgattcctgtgcaactgccagctatagcaagtggagatggccccgcccactctctaactctgcAGACTGGAAACTCTGTCcagcagcctcaggtaagtactgctatcagtaaacttgtgaggcctgttaacAATGAACCTGGTGTCCTGCAATATGTGGCATTAGAGACCTACTTACAGCCTGGCACAGGTAAGGAACATGTTCATATTCTGTTCTGAAGTGTACTGAGCTAATCCTTTGCTGATCTGCACTGTGCAAGGCTCTGACCTTTTGCTCACCTGAAACCAGCAGTGTATGCTGAGTTCTGGCTAATTGCTCACTTTATTCCAATAGTTCTAGTGGCTAACACTATCCTATGCAAAACTACAGTGTACTGAGTCCTGTACATTTGCATACCTGACAACAATAGCCCTAATGAACGCTGCTATTTGTTCTGTGAGGTGATGTGCTGAGGTTTTTGCTATTTCTGGAATCAGTATTGCTCTCCAGTATTGCTCTCCTGGAACCAGTAGCCCTTATGAATGCATCCCTGGGCTGGCGGCTAGgctctgatatactgtatgcttgctctaaacagcagctaattcaaactatgtataacatgttgctgtgattgtatctttgctttgcaGGATCTAATACTTACATCTGAATGTCTTATAATACAATGCATTCTTCTATGTTAAGGtattatttaattcaattaaacatggaattgtatCAGGttgatgttctccctgtgctaggtgagtttacatattgtttctgatataCACAGCAGGAACGGCTAAGCCTGTCTGCTATATGGATTACAGGTATTAATTGTACAACACAATGTTTGGGGCCCTTCTCTGCAAGTTTTTCCCTGTTTTGTGTTGCAATTCACTGTCGGCATTACTGGAGGGCCAAGGCAGTTTGCTCCTTATTCCGGTCAAATAGGCAGTATTATTCAATATCCATAGCTGGAGCTCTGGGGTTGGTCAGTATACTCTCAGAGAGCAGTATCTCTAGGTCCTCAACAGAGGCCTATGTAATAATCTGCCATTACAATACATGTGGCTTAATACATGCTAGCACCATGGCTCTACACCCTGTTGGTGGTCTCTAAAGGATCACTTATGGTGGCTTTATATAAGACTAAGTCGTCTAATCATCCGAGAAGTATGCTTATCCTAAGAAAGCcaataccttcagaatgaatgcttAACCAATGGTTAACTGTAGCGTGTAAGTGTTCTGCATAAGAGTCTTACATGTGTGCGtatcatgcgtgtgtgtgtgtatatatgtatacatatatgtatatgtgtatgggcCATCTGCATATATGTGCATGGCTAATGCATGTTGAGATAAAGCATTAttttggcctcatggggcccctatgcctcctgggctccctgcagccgcggggtctgcttcttcagAAGTTACGTCCATGTCTGTACCTGGAGGTCCAGACCCGATTGTGCCCTTAGCTGGATAGCTCCTTAGTCCCTCCTAAGGGCCGTAGGTGGTGACTGCCACACAGAATTATGCAttgacacatactactaataaacctACTGTCATAACACACACATCACACCCCTCGGAGATGACCTTTGTTCAGTCACTAGGGTTGCATCGCTAagtttaattgttattaaatCTTACCTATATAAGCTCTCCTGGCAGTTAGATTGCCGTGGTATAAAATATGATACAGGCTGAACATCGCTGTTGTGGTTTAAGTCATACTACCAGCAAAACAGAACATCTCTGTGGCCCAAAAGCCAGGTTTCTGCTCTGTGTCTAGAAGACAGACTTAGTCAGTTGTCCATTTGTTTGTCTAGTctcctagataaaaaaaaaaaaaaaaatggagtatccATGTTTTGAGGCTAGCTGTTCTGCATACCATATGGGTACTGATTTAGACTGCAAATGATGGAAGCATCTAGTGAGTGTTGATTCTTCCCTCTCTTTATATCGGTGTCCTCCTGAACCACCAGTATGGAATCTGCATCGTCACGGTTACATACCTACAGGTTCTACCCATTTTATTGCCTCACAACAGAACATCTTAAAGACTGTCTTAAAGATTTATCAGTCTTGCATTTCTTGAGGTGTGTGCACTTCTCTTACTTCTATTTCATTGGTGCATAACTGGGGAAATTAAGTCATCGGTACCGAAATTGTCCCAGTTCAGCGTGTATAGTTCACCTGACCCAGTGGGCATAGTTCACAGTCTGCATGtttcacctttcccggtaggatggttcacctttcccggtaggatggttcacctttctcggtaggatggttcacctttccttGTAGGTCTGGTTCACCTATCCCATTAGGTCTAGTTTACTGGACCTAGTATCTGACCCGGCAAGTCTCGGTCATCTGACAGGAGGTTCATTCATCTAACACAGTAGGTCTAGTCTGGTGGATTGGAAGCCTTCTGATGTTACTCAAACATCCTTATGATCAGTCCAGTCCTAAGTACTTGAGCAATTGATGCCTACGCACATCCTCTGCATGCCCAATGGTGGGCAGCCTGGTACTCAAGGTAAGAGGATTCAGCTACCTCAAATATAGTCAATGTGAGGAACACACTGACACAAAAGACATATGGCTGCAGGGCTAACCCCtgccattttaataatgcagaacATTGAGGAAGTTCGCATGATATATGATGATTGAATTTCCTACATCTACACATGTTCCTTTGCTGGAAGGAGGAAATCTGATTGGTCTCATGAGACTCTGAGCATCTCTCCAGGTTACTCTACAACCTGCCTATGTGAGTCTTGTGGCTATCATAGTAttgcttgggttattttattctgaCTCCGAAATCCTCTAGGGGTTACCAGTTCTATGTCTCACAAGGCTATGCTCTGCCATCCAACTGGGGTTTTATTCTTCAGGTAATTGCCCTGTCTCCATCTGGCATTATCTTCTAgaggttggtaccagtgtttccaTCGTAAGGATCACACACGGAGTAAGTAATTCTCACCCCAGATAAGTTTCAGGTTCCCATGTCCCTGTTCTCTGGGTTTGCTTTCCAGTTAGAGCAGATCTAATTGCTAGCCAATCAGATAGTTAGGCATTatagtacatgcctcaagtatgcctcattgtgcattttatgcccggcacttttgtttatattctaaacaggccacacatacataggggtctgtttgggattctaactcctaccaagtgttttttttacaggtgctttacaaatctgcactgaaattaagcatacatgtgatggatgctttctggtgagtaggagagtaagtacatgcctcaagtacatcaagtacatgcctcaagtatgcctcattgtgcattttatgcccggcacttttgtttatattctaaacaggccacacatacaaaggggtctgtttgggattctaactcctaccaagtgttttttacaggtgctttacaaatctgcactgaaactaagcatacatgtgatggatgctttctggtgagtaggagagtaagtattttaaactgttgagtttgccaggtgaagggaggtcttcatccctctctctctttttcttctggaaGAGTCAAGCTGTTATGGAATTCATCTTTTCCTCACACTGACGCTGGGCTAATGTCTCTTTTTCTGGGGTATAGAGCCTATGATATAAGACTATTCTTATCCCTGTCACTTATTCTTGAGCTTTCACCGGGAATCTTAACATTCACTTATAGAAGTTGCATGATTGGTCTCTTCAAAGTCTTGCCATCTATGGCTACAGATTCTTGTTAAGAGCCCATTACCCTCCCACTGGGAAAATACTAGCTTGCTACgtcccagtaagtactgacatggagttcgtaaagggaatagggaagattgtaacatacttaccgtgatcttcctttcctgtacgaactccatgtcagtacggcccgccctttttcaagtgattttagaagcttgttacaaagacgccggtaggtgggtgtggccggtctttaaagacttggggagggtccttctgatgggagcatgggggaggggctaacccagtaagtactgacatggagttcgtacaggaaaggaagatcacggtaagtatgttacaatcttccctattTGTCAAGTTAACTTAGTTAAAAGTAAACGCATGCTTTTTTTACCCcgtttaaaatacaggtatgggatccattatctgggaacccgttatccagaaagcgccgaattacggaaaggccatctcccatagattccattttatccaaatttctaaaaattattttctttttctctaataatagaacagtacattgtactcaaTCCAGaccaacatataattaatccttattggaagcaaagccagcctactgggtttatttaatgtttaaatgattttctagtagacttaaggtatgaagatccaaattaagaaaagatctggaaaacaaaaagtctcaagcattctgtaaAAGGGGAACATTTATAACACacgttattattattactacattaCATTATTACAAAGTATTTTCATGGGCTGACACTGTTGCCTCTTCAACTCTCAGTTGGGCCCTTACAATGGAAGTTACGCCCCAGTATGTCAATCTTGGAATGCATATACTAATTTTCAGCCAAttaaaagtttccctttaaaattccTACAGGGGCTATGTTTGTATTATTGTCAACGTAGCATCTAAATGAGGAAAAACCCCCGTAAACTACACTCAGCTTGTAGAACTTCACGCCAGATATGCTGAGAAAGGTTTACGCATCCTTGGGTTCCCTTGTAACCAGTTTGGAAAACAGGTAAGAGGAGTGTCTCTCTCATATATACCTCCAATTGTGTGTCTTGTTTCCCATATCTTTCTGTGACATGCAAAGAAGTAAACTGTAACCGTAGTccttcattttcatattttttttaaagttttcttttattcagcaaaaggcaaattgacatatcagtacatatcaAGTAGACACGTGTGATCAAAAATATACAGTCCACATATTATATGTCAGCAGGTAAaccaataaaacagtacagtcaTCAAGGACAGGTTTGAAACAAAGCAATCACTGAACATTGGGGTTAGGATATACCTCAAGCCATCTCTCCCAGATTTTCTCAAATTTAGTTGAGGAGCCACGTGCTTCTTCATATTATTGAATGGTTACAGAGGGATCACAGATTAGTAATGCTAATTGAACTGTATGGCGAATTGTGTTTAGCCCTAAGGTAAATCGCTCGTTCAGCCTGATGTTACTTCCTATACTTATATATGTTCTCTGTAGGAACCTGGGGATGAAGCTCAAATCAAAGACTTTGCTGCATCTTACAAAGTGGAATTTGACATGTTTAGTAAGATTGATGTTAATGGCGATGGTGCTCATCCTTTGTGGAAGTGGATGAAGGACCAACCTAAAGGTCATGGCACCCTTGGAAAGTAGGTTAAGCCATGAATGTTTCATTGTTAGGCCTTGTTCTTCTCTGTTGGGCAGTTAGTTTATCTTAATTTTTGAATCTGCTCCTGGGAATGTATAATTCTCTCAGCAATGCATTAAGGAGCCTCCATTCTTACTTCATGATATTATTTTGgatgatagataagatagatagagagagagatttctaaataaaaagtgtgtgtatatatgcatgcatacatacattttttttctttttctttagtttaAAGATTTGAAGTGGGGGTGGTGTGCTAGTAGGACCAAAGTACCACATTCAAGAAGGTTTTAAGTTACCTCTGTATGTTCCCTAGCATAACACAGATTGATACCATAATCCCAATCGTTTAGCCAGTTAACCTAGAGAAAACACATACTCCATTGTTTATTACCAGCAGGCATTTTAGTGCATTGCACGCAACATTCCatgtttgtaactttttttttcttctagtgcTATCAAGTGGAACTTCACTAAGGTAAGTGTGGTTAATAATTTTGAATACCAGCTctttggaaatgtttttattttttctgttctaATCCTTAATTCTTTATACAGTTCCTTATTAATAGGGAGGGTGCTGTGGTGAAGCGATTTAGCCCAATGGATGATCCAGTAGTAAGTATGGTTCttcttgtaaatgttttttagggAATCGtaaaaacaaatggcaaaagtttgtttttttttttttttttttatatgtgactTTGGCAGATGATTTGGTAGTTTTACATTAAAATTTATGCACTTGTAGGATCGTGTAGACCAGTGCAACATGTTACTTGCCACAAAGCAGATGCTCAACTTTTTTCAGCCTGGAAagtcttaagggcagatttagcaCAGTGAAATTAGAACTCCTTTACTGTCTAAAAATCCCAtactttgataagtctgccccttagaGACCCAAGCATAGTTTGATTATGGCAGTCAACATGGAGCTAAGAAAGAAAGATACAACTTATTTAATTAAGTACATTTCACACTGGTGTGGCTCCACATATCTTCATCGGAGTGTATCATAGGTACAAAAAGTTGGCGATCTCTAGTGCAGATTCACAACTCACCATTAGTGAGCATTTTTTGCAAGCCCAGAGAAGATGAGTAAACCTAAATATTGATAGAACAATAAAGCCTTACAGTCAGTTTGTTTTTGTCTGCCACCCCCAACAACTGGCATACATTTTCGAAACTGTGGAAAACTAAATAACTGTAGTTACAGGTGTGGTATTTATATGAACAGTCACATCACCTGATCTCTGAACTGAACAAAACTTAATCATTGCCTGTCATCCCTGTCCAACTGGCCAATCCCAGTGAGAGGCTGATCTGAGGGTGGGGAAAGACAATGTGGAGGTGACATCTCCCTGAGAGAGGAAGTGGGTGGAGTTGTTGCACAGAGAGACTGAGGGAGACTCGGGCACGAGTGGCTTCGGTCCCGCACTGCACAGACTCAGAGTATGACAGTGGAAACTTGGTTATTCAGGTCAGTGCCAGTAATGGGCTGCTCTATAAAGCCCACACATGATCCCTGACCTGAATAACCAACAGTTTCCACTGTCATGCTCTTATGAGTCTCTGTGCAGTGCGGAACCGAAGCCACCCGTGCCCCTGAGTCTCCCTCAGTCTCTCTGTGCAACAACTCCACCCACTTCCTCTCTCAGGGAGATGTCCCTTCCACATTGTCTTTCCCCACCCTCAGATCAGCCTCTCACTGGGATTGGCCAGTTGGACAGGGATTATAGTTCCTGACAGGCAATGACTGTTTTGCTCAGTTCAGTGATCAGGTGATGTGACTCCATATAAACATCACAATAGTGATGGTCTCATTCTCTCTCTGTTCTCACTTTACTTCAGGTCATTGAGAAGGATCTACCCAGTTATCTGTAGCATGGCTCCATTCAATGCCTGGAAGTGTATCCTGCAGTTTCCTTTCCTAGTAATGATGGTATGCTTCAAAACCGGGAGGAGGAGGCAGACCGGATGGTGAAATGGCGTGCACCAGTGGAGGGAAACTGCTGTTACTTCCAGGACTCTTGCTGTGAAAAGGAATCATGTACCTTAATAAAGattctgtataatataaaaatatattgctttgtgTAGCTAATTATACTTTGTCTCATAAAGACTGTACCTCTCTAACCTAGAGATAATCACAACAGTGTTGTTTGGTGGCTTGAAACAGAGGCCAGTGTTGTTTTGAAATGTCTTCCATGGATCACCATTTTAcctaaataatagaaaattttaacaatgatttcctttttcccagtaataatacaacagtagctgtacttgatccaaacttgagacataattaatccttaatggaagcaaaaccagtctattggtttatttaaggtttacatgattttctagaagacttaaggtatgaagatccaacttacaggaataattggaaaaccccaggtcctgagcattctgcataacaagtcccatacctgtaatggttATTCCTTCTTGAGCACTAATCTaaccatataaacattatatattaaaaatattctgtGGTAGTTTACACCCTATATTTTATTGGCTTGATTTATCTCCAAGCCCTGTGTATTTGATGTGGTTGTTTGGCTCTCCCATTACACTCTTCTCTTGGGATGCTCACCTTGCCAGCCCTTTATTTAAACTAGCTGTGCCTCTAGTCTCCAGTGTATCTGTATTCACTGACATCAGTCCTAAACTAAGACTTTCCTAtctttcatgtgattttttttcatgatcctTCAGCCCCATTGTAATAAAAATTGCTGTATAAAAAGGCacatagtttttcaatttttttgccaaTGCATTATAGATTCACTCCTCACAAAGCATTCGAACCCCAATCTTCGCCAGTGACCACTTAGGCACACTCCACGgcacttcaccaggcacaaatttgttaccactacgataattcactaatatgcgaagttgcatctgaactctagtgttactttggctgggcaggcatttcatagcgaatttttgtatatttacttatttatatagGGTGGATAtataaaagtcgtatggacgtctttaatagtaatgtagGTGAAAATGCTTGCCacttttttcaaacacatgtccaatgagccataatatagacaaaagagatccactaatgccctagacatgatcccaaacttaaacaaatgtggcatatacctcaaattcattttaaaaaattctaacacaatttttaatagtttggacttctgaaggcaatcctgctttaagaaaagtcactagcgttttttacaacttcaatgcgtttccagcatacaggatatgatgtcactgacataagattgaggaagatgtagcttccttttatcagttcgcctggtctgaggtggtgagataaagttcagtaaaattcgcatcctagtgaatttgcggagtaacaactgtttgccagagcaaaaagtcgtctGGTGATAGTGTGCGATGGTATGCTAGTGATGGTCTTGTTCGCtaacgaattgtcctctacgcctgttagtgaattagcgatgtccctgcagtgacatttctggcgaattgttgctagcgacggccacttcgccctttagtgagtttgcccccccccccaggcctgTATTTTACTGCTATAGGGAGAGTAACTTTTCCTTTTGTGATCCGCATGTGCAAAgtagaaatattatattatactgtgcatgcaccattTGCTAAAGGGGGGAGACAGTCTGATGCCTAGGGCTGAACCTAACAAAAAATACAGGCCTGAGATTACAGAGTGtaatattcattatataatgCACAGAACATACTGAGATGGAGTCTTGCACTCCATGTAAGAACCAGAgtatataatgtacaatataaacCACATCTTGTACTCTGAATAGCATAGGGTTTGCCAATATGTATAATCAGTGTAATGCCCCTGTGATTTTACATTCTAAAAAGCATGCATTTATGGCTTAATTATGTGTACCACAGAATTCAATAGGGATTAtttacaaatgattaaaaatggcaaaaaaacaggCATAATGCTCCATACTTTTGCACATTTCCTCCTAGAATTTACTCAGGGCAGTTGGTAAATACAGgcttctatgtgtactgtattggAGAGTGCTTGACACTGTGCTTTGGGCCAGATCttcaatattaaaatgaaaagataattcaaatattgcattttgcaacatttacaaaATGTCCTAAATGACACCTAAAACACATactgtgtgttttgttttaaggACTGAAATGTCCAGTATCTGACTGGCCCATCAGAATACTGGAAAAACTccccgtgggcccaggtgtcaacgggccttttgcttctaactatttagcctatttcatggtcattccctatttttttatgggaaaaaatgtgtaataatggaagcATAGAGTATATtaatagatataaaagactagaggaataaagaggttgagttaggggaggaggaataatagtttgtaaagttggcccacagtctaaggttttctggtgggtccctggcatcctagtccgacactggaaatGTCAGCCATAAGACTGCATAtgaactatttacatttttttctagagGTGTTACTAGAGGTTACCTAAAATGcaatcaagtgactttttttatgtaggttttttaattatttaaaatatatttattttactgcaaTCTTTTGAAATCATTTATAGCATGTCATTTTCCAAAGGATTCCTCTACTTTCATGTAAGAATGCTATAGGGACACGTTGGAATTTTCCATGTGATTTGGACTAGCAATCCAAAGTATAGTTTATTTCTAGCGCATAGTTTTGAAAATTCGctttttctctgtcatcatagggggacacagggacgatggggttaagctccaccctccaggaggcaggacacttactaataaaattgtgggcgtgcctaaccggcttaacccccacactccagcttatccaatcagttttttaagtgtcctgctaccaggaggaTGGACGTCCAGCGGCATGGATATTTTTAGTCAATGGTGACTATTTTCTTCTTGGGTTCTTACTCTGGGCAGCATATATTTGCTCTTAGTACAGTCCCAGTATCTCCGCTCACCGGGGTCATTTCTAGCCGTCATAGGCTATAACGACCACCCAGACATATTCCTGTTAAGCTTGGTCAATGACAGAGGGTCTGGCCGGATGGGCATGAGGTGAGTAATCTGCCTTGGGTATAACAAACTCTCCTCACATTTCTGGCGTGGCAGCCTCCCCCCCTAGGTTACTCTGGTTAATGGGAAGCCTCCTTCCCCCGTCCTCCCTTCCTCCCTCTCCTTACTGACCTTTAGCCTGCCGAGTTCTTTCATTCGTTTGGTGGCAGGGGAACAGTGCGCTCGTTGCGCTGTCTGGCTAAGtgagggggaggggggggaggagaCTGATTCACGCTGCGCTGGAACGCACGGCGCGTATGCGTTCCAGTGGCCATTTTGCGCACTCGCATCTCTGCTGCGCACCGAGCGGTTCTCTCTCTCTCCGCTCCTGCACGTTCGGCAGATATTATAAGCTTACTCCACACTCGGCTTATTCAATAtccatggcagaaggtaggccagAGGGGTTATTCACCAGGGCGGGGGGGAAGGCTGCCAAAACAGCGcagattaaattttttgcctGTTCCAATTGCAATGTTAAGCTGCCTCGAGGGCAGGGGGAGCCGCTCTGTAAATCCTGTTTAGTGGGGCAGGGTACTGCGCTCATTTCAGAAGATGTTTCAAGTCCACCAGCGGCTCAGCCAGAGAATCCTTCAAGGGAGAGTATTTCTCAAAGTCAGGGGCCCAGCTCAGATACTGATATTCCAGCACCATTGTGGGCCATTCATTTAACACAGTCCCTTGCTTCCTTGCAGGGTCTTCCCTCTATTGCTGACAATTTAGGAAGAGTGTTAGCCAGACTTGACCAAAA from Xenopus laevis strain J_2021 chromosome 1S, Xenopus_laevis_v10.1, whole genome shotgun sequence harbors:
- the gpx4.S gene encoding glutathione peroxidase 4 S homeolog (UGA stop codon recoded as selenocysteine), with translation MCAQAADWKAAKSIYEFSAVDIDGNEVSLEKYRGYVCIIVNVASKUGKTPVNYTQLVELHARYAEKGLRILGFPCNQFGKQEPGDEAQIKDFAASYKVEFDMFSKIDVNGDGAHPLWKWMKDQPKGHGTLGNAIKWNFTKFLINREGAVVKRFSPMDDPVVIEKDLPSYL